The genomic window GTTCACGACCAGGACGTGCTTCTCCTCGCCGTCGACTGCTCCGACGGGGAGCAGCACAGGCAGCTCCCACACCTGCCCCGTTTTGGGGTACTTCAGGGCGTCGCCGATGAAGAGGGGATTGCGGTACTCCCAGTTCACCAGATCACGGGACGTGTAGAGCAGGGCGGTTCCGCCGACGCGGGTGTCCCCGTCGAGGATGCCCGAGCCGACGATCTGGTACCAGATCGGCTGCCCGTCCGCGGCGGTCTCCTTCCATACGAACGGGTCGCGGAACTGTCCGAACCACGGGGTGCCCACCGGGGACGCCAGATCGCGCGCCTGGGTCGTGACGGGCGCGGGTTCCAAGCGCCATTCCGTGAGATCGCTGTTCGCCGCTCCGTCCACAGGCCACGCCAGCCCGGTGGCCTGATTCGGCACGGCCGCGTCGTTGCCGGCGGTGTAGAACAGCACAGGCTTCCCGTCGGCGTCGAGGGTTGCGCTCCCCGACCAGACGCCGTCCGGTGTGACGGGCGCAGTCGGGGCGATCGCGACGGGCAGGTCCTCCCAATGGACGAGGTCGTCGCTGACGGCGTGCCCCCAGTGGATCTGGTGCCAGTACGGTCCCTGCGGGTTGTGCTGGTAGAAGATGTGGTACTTGCCGTCGTAGAAGACCGGCGCATGCGGCTCGTTCATCCAATGCTCCGGAGGCAGGAAATGGTACTGCGGCCGGTACCTGTCACCGTCGAAGCGGACGCGGGACGGCGTGATCGCCGGCGCGGTCGCGTCTGCACCTGCGTCGGCGGCAGCAGCGATCTCATCGGCACCGAGAAGGGCGTCGGTCACCGTCAGTTCATCGATGGCCCCGTTCCACATGTTCGCGCGGAACACGCCGTTGATCACCGCGGCGTTGTTGTGGCGGCCGATCAGCAGCGGCCGCGAATCGGCGGCGAGGATGCGGGTGCCTTTGCCGATGTTCTTCTCAGCGACCTGTTCCCCGTTCAGGTACAGGCGGATCAGTCCCGTGCCGGCATCGTACGTAGCCGCGACATGGCTCCATTCATAGGTGGGGAGCACGGCGTCGTCGCCGACGCGGAGGGTGTGCCAGTTCACGCCGTCTCCGAGCTCGAGGCCCCACGCGCCGTGTCGGTACATGCCCAGCAGGTAGCCGGTCTTGGCCTTGGCGTCGTGCTGATTGACGATGGCGGAGGCTTGGCCGAGGTCGCCCCACTCGTAGGAGCGCGGGGCGACCCACGCTTCGATGCTGAGTGTGCTGCTGGGGACGAGCGCCGCAGTCCCCGCCCGCTCGATGGATGTCGAGTAGCCGTCGAACAGCAGCGCACCGTCGACGACGCCGGCGGTCCACAGCGGGTCGCTGTCAGGCTTGTCCGCAGCATCATTGAACACGTAGGCGACGGCATCGGGGGTCGCTGCCCCACCGGCGGCGGTCGTGCCGGATCCCTCGTCGAACGACCAGTGCATCGGGTCGTTGAGGAGGGTTCGGATTCCGTCGGCGTTGAGGTGGCCGATGGTCGAGTTGTCCACCAACCGCAGGCGGACCACGTCGCCGCGGTGCGCACCGAGGTCGATGGCAACCGGCTGATACGTGTCGGTCGCCTGGGGAACGCCGACGCGTGCGAGCTCACTGCCGTCGGTGTCCGAAATGATGGCCGCGTACACGTCGGGGTTCTTCGATCCGCCGAGGAGGAGCCGAACCTCCGCGTCCCCGCCGACGCGGAATCGGGGTGAGGTGAGGGCGCCGATGGCGGCATCCGAGTCCAGCGCGCCACCCCACAGGTGGTACGTGCCCTCCGCCTCGAAGGGGTGGCCGTCCGGGGTGGACGTGGCGTCGGAGACGTGTGCCGCGCTGAACGCGGCTCCTTCTGCGGTCCAGCCGTCGAGCGTTCCGGTTTCGAAACCGGCGTTGTCGAACTCGTAGCCGAGAACCTCGACGTTGGTGTCGAATGCGTCGACGTTGATGTGTCCCCATCCGCCGGTGGCGGTGTCGACGACCTCGAAGTACAGGTCCTTTCCGAGGTGGGCGGCAGCGTTCCATCGCACCAGCGAGTAGCTCTCGGAGTCCGCGAAGCCCGTGTTGGTCGCCCGCATGAGTTCCGCTCCGTCGGATGCGCGGTGGAGGGCGACGTAGAGATTGTCGACGTCGTTACCCCCTCCGATGAGGAACTCGATGGTGCCGGTCCCGGTGAGCGTGAAGGTGGAGGAGCGCAGCGTGCCGGTGCGCGCGTCACCTCCGACGCTGGCACCCCAGAGATGATGAGTGCCGCCGTGGTTGAATGGCCCGCCCCATCCCCAGTCGGTCGCGCTGCTGACGTGCGCGTCGGTGAAGGCATCCCCGCTCACGACGTTCCAGCCGGTGAGGTCGCCGCTCTCGAATCCAGGATTGATCACCTGGGTGACCGACGTCTCCGTGTAGGTGCGGACGTCGTCCAGGTTGATATGCCCCCACCCGCCGGATGAGTTGTCGACGACTTCGAGATAGAGATCCTCGCCGAGCTCCGCGGACACATTCCACACGACTCGCGTGAGCGCTTCCGAGTCGGCGAACGAGGTGTTGGTCGCGCGTCGGATCTCGGTGTCGTCACTGGCGCGCCGCAATGCGACATAGAGGTTGTCGATGTCGTTGCCGCCGCCGATCAGGAAGCTGACCTCACCGATTCCGCCCAGGGTGAAGGTCGAGGACCGCAGCTTCCCTGTCGGTGCATCGTCGCCGGCTGCCGCGCCCCACAGATGGTAGGTGCCATCGGGGTTGAAGCAGCAGCCCCAGCCCCAGTCGGTCGCGTCGCTGACGTGCGTGTCGGTGAACGCGTTCCCCTCCGCCGCCGTCCAGCCTGTGAGGTCGCCGGTTTCGAAGCTCGGGTTTTCGATGGTGTTTGCTGCGGCGGTCGCCGCGAGCGGTGCCGTGAAGCTCAGTGCCCCCACGGCGAGTGCGGTTGAGAGTGCGGCGGCGAGAGCGCGCCGTGGCGCACTCATCCTGGTTGTCCTCATGTCCATCTCCTTCGACGGCGGGGTGGTTCAGGTCGCGTGGGGGGTCGCTGCGGGAACGCGCAGCGCACCGTGGTGGATGTGGTCGAAACGGCCATCTGTCACGCGCAGATTGCCGTCGGCGCCCCACGAGACCGGCAACGGGTCCGAGAGTGCGCCGACGAAGTCGCCGGCCGGGTCGACGTGGAGGAAGGCGAACAAGTACCAGCGACCATCGCGGTGCCTGACCAAGCGACCTGCGTACAGCGATTCGTCGGTGAGACGCGCGGCCCGGCGGATGTCATAGGGACCCTCAGCACGGTCGATCGGTACCGCCCACACTCCCCCGGCGCTGTCGCGTCGTGACGCACTCAGTTCGCCGGCCAGACAGCTGAAGATGAGAACGTGGCGACCGTCGATCTCGGCGACCTGGGGGACTTCCAGCTGTCCGAAGCCGGCTCCGGGATCGGACCACGGCGGCTGCACCGTCCAGGTGGAGAGGTCTGCGGACGTGGCGTGTCCGATGACACCGCGCTCGTCTGCGGCTCCGTGCTTGCTGCGGGCCGTGACCAGCATCTGCCATCCCGGAATGCCGGGCGCTTCGAACACCCACGGGTCGCGCCACGCCTCGTCGAACCAGTCGCCGGAGTCGAACTTCTCATACCAGCGCGGGTCTGCCTCGGCGATCGCACCAGGCTGCTTCTCCCAGTGGTACAGATCCGTGGAGGTCGCGACGCCGACGCGCTGGATGGTG from Microbacterium sp. ProA8 includes these protein-coding regions:
- a CDS encoding GH32 C-terminal domain-containing protein: MRTTRMSAPRRALAAALSTALAVGALSFTAPLAATAAANTIENPSFETGDLTGWTAAEGNAFTDTHVSDATDWGWGCCFNPDGTYHLWGAAAGDDAPTGKLRSSTFTLGGIGEVSFLIGGGNDIDNLYVALRRASDDTEIRRATNTSFADSEALTRVVWNVSAELGEDLYLEVVDNSSGGWGHINLDDVRTYTETSVTQVINPGFESGDLTGWNVVSGDAFTDAHVSSATDWGWGGPFNHGGTHHLWGASVGGDARTGTLRSSTFTLTGTGTIEFLIGGGNDVDNLYVALHRASDGAELMRATNTGFADSESYSLVRWNAAAHLGKDLYFEVVDTATGGWGHINVDAFDTNVEVLGYEFDNAGFETGTLDGWTAEGAAFSAAHVSDATSTPDGHPFEAEGTYHLWGGALDSDAAIGALTSPRFRVGGDAEVRLLLGGSKNPDVYAAIISDTDGSELARVGVPQATDTYQPVAIDLGAHRGDVVRLRLVDNSTIGHLNADGIRTLLNDPMHWSFDEGSGTTAAGGAATPDAVAYVFNDAADKPDSDPLWTAGVVDGALLFDGYSTSIERAGTAALVPSSTLSIEAWVAPRSYEWGDLGQASAIVNQHDAKAKTGYLLGMYRHGAWGLELGDGVNWHTLRVGDDAVLPTYEWSHVAATYDAGTGLIRLYLNGEQVAEKNIGKGTRILAADSRPLLIGRHNNAAVINGVFRANMWNGAIDELTVTDALLGADEIAAAADAGADATAPAITPSRVRFDGDRYRPQYHFLPPEHWMNEPHAPVFYDGKYHIFYQHNPQGPYWHQIHWGHAVSDDLVHWEDLPVAIAPTAPVTPDGVWSGSATLDADGKPVLFYTAGNDAAVPNQATGLAWPVDGAANSDLTEWRLEPAPVTTQARDLASPVGTPWFGQFRDPFVWKETAADGQPIWYQIVGSGILDGDTRVGGTALLYTSRDLVNWEYRNPLFIGDALKYPKTGQVWELPVLLPVGAVDGEEKHVLVVNPWFDGYNIDTAKNTYYWVGEWDRDTFSFVPDHEEPRMWDYGEHFTGPSGMVDPDGRTILFTITQDGRSETDHYGAGWAHSMGLPVALGILPSGDVGIEPIEELESLRAQQVVDLKNTTVAKANTALANTQDQLTDLLEVKVELQVKGTDSAVGLEVRRSADGAERTILTVDPAENMLAVDRNFSSLDPDTRKGVNSGEFVVGANGKVTMHVYVDRSVVEAYVDGRKSLTTRVYPTLADAVGLRVLGDAKVQIKSLEVWNLDGAFGPVTPSHFDEPSTPEGAGLPNGDFASCDLSDWMILEGNAFSNATVTNADDWGWGGTFRQANAWGSTDRCHLWGFDEAVGDAGTGALRSATFTLGGDGQIDLLTAGGYDPDNLYVAVIRASDGAMLAKVSGNEQEALRAQYQRRDLDLAEHLGEDLYIEIVDRATGGWGHISVDDINVPTME
- a CDS encoding glycosyl hydrolase family 32, which encodes MPFTLPDAWTWDMWFADDGTDYHVFYLKASRALHDPNRRHFHVTVGHAVSDDLRTWQEVPDALIAADGPAFDDFTTWTGSVVQGHDGVWRMFYTGTSRADAGTIQRVGVATSTDLYHWEKQPGAIAEADPRWYEKFDSGDWFDEAWRDPWVFEAPGIPGWQMLVTARSKHGAADERGVIGHATSADLSTWTVQPPWSDPGAGFGQLEVPQVAEIDGRHVLIFSCLAGELSASRRDSAGGVWAVPIDRAEGPYDIRRAARLTDESLYAGRLVRHRDGRWYLFAFLHVDPAGDFVGALSDPLPVSWGADGNLRVTDGRFDHIHHGALRVPAATPHAT